Part of the Triticum urartu cultivar G1812 chromosome 2, Tu2.1, whole genome shotgun sequence genome, TGGTTCCTCATCAAGCAGCAGCCGCCGCCCCCCTAGAAGTTCAATTCTGATGGCGACGTCCAACTCCGGCGAGTAGCACAGCACGCCCACGGCTCCCTGGTATCCTCTCTGTGAACCTGTTTTTACCTGTATAATCGCCACTGTGATGTGCTGGACTTGTTACAATTTTGAGGAGCTTACTACTGAATCGCCTGTATATTTTTTTGTTCTACAACAGTTCAGAAGTCCACACCGACAACACCGAAGCAGAGCTCTCATCCCGTCCATAGAACGGCCAGCGCCGTGGCGTGATGATACGCGTCCGCTGCAAAGTGCAAAGCCACCGGAGGAGAAAGCTTGGTGCAGCTTTGCACTTGTGACTTGTTGAGCCATGGAGTTCAAGCACCTGTGCCTGGTAAGGTTCAAGGAGGGCGTGGTGGTGGACAACATCATTGAGGAGCTCACCAAGCTTGCCGGGGAGCTCGACACCGTCAAATTCTTCGGGTGGTATGCATTTGCATTTCATTTGTTTTGTTCCAAAAAAGGGATTCCATCTTTACTGCACGGTACACTTCAAAATGTCTGCTACATCTTTACTGCACCAGTGAACAAAAACTATGTCAGATTTTAATTGAGCAACAACAGATCAGGATTAGGCATCGCCATTCAGAAGTGTTTCTATCTAGAGTTAGGTTGATTGCTCCTTATGTTGGGTTGTAGGGGAAAAGACGTGTTGAACCAGGAGGCGCTCACGCATGGCTTCACCCACGTCTTCTCCATGAGCTTCGCCAGCGCCGAGGACCTGGTGGCGTACATGGGCCACGAGAAGCACTCTGCTTTCGCCTGCCACGCTGGCCACACCGACAACAGCGAGGCAGTTTTTGGTTCCTCATCAAGCAGCAGCCACCGCCCCCTAGAAGTTCAGAATTCTAATGGCGACGTCCAACTTCGGCGAGTAGCACAGCAATAACACGGCTCCCGGTATCCTCTCTGTGAACTTGTTTTTACCTGTATAATCGCCACTATGATGTGCTGGACTTGTTACAATTTTGAGGAGCTTGCGGCTGAATCGCCTGTATATTTTTTTTGTTCTACAATAGTTCAGAATTCCATGTTATTCCCCCGAGCGAACGTGCACCCTCAAGGCCTCAACTCTGTAGTGCTTGAGAAGCCACATGGGTAAACGGCTTAGGCAGAGATGGAGAAGGGGCGCAAGAAGCTACACGCCAGGGATGCACCTAACTTCTTTCAGCAGGTCATGTTGGAGCAGCTCCTACTCACGTTCCCTCATTCCGCTCGGCCTGTTCCACACATGGATTGTTCTTGGTGGAATTGGTCAACATGAAGGAGCTAATAC contains:
- the LOC125537835 gene encoding stress-response A/B barrel domain-containing protein At5g22580-like; this translates as MEFKHLCLVRFKEGVVVDNIIEELTKLAGELDTVKFFGWGKDVLNQEALTHGFTHVFSMSFASAEDLVAYMGHEKHSAFACHAGHTDNSEAVFGSSSSSSHRPLEVQNSNGDVQLRRVAQQ